A single window of Streptomyces sudanensis DNA harbors:
- a CDS encoding restriction endonuclease → MTIAVNGRAKKRKPAEADFWLAYEKRVAALVSALDAHASITHNEMQVGALSGVPRQIDALAVGSIAGQKLKVVIEAKCYGRRVSIGTVDEFIGKLLDLGAERGILYAAGGFTTGAVKRAERALNPGVALEHLANLLPPRPRREGATGSDHADRLSRLSPIAGEDTRLRPPADVADHLVASMTETFAIELPYQPSVPTTTSYRAFLLGEAFFYKS, encoded by the coding sequence ATGACCATCGCTGTAAACGGCCGGGCCAAGAAGAGGAAGCCTGCTGAGGCTGACTTCTGGTTGGCGTACGAGAAGCGGGTGGCCGCACTCGTCAGTGCACTGGACGCCCACGCGTCGATCACGCACAACGAGATGCAGGTCGGCGCGCTCAGCGGCGTCCCGCGTCAGATCGATGCGCTGGCTGTCGGCTCTATAGCCGGACAGAAGTTGAAGGTCGTCATCGAAGCCAAATGCTACGGGCGACGCGTCTCGATCGGCACCGTTGATGAGTTCATCGGCAAGCTGCTCGACCTAGGGGCTGAGCGCGGCATCCTCTACGCTGCAGGAGGGTTCACGACTGGGGCGGTAAAGCGGGCAGAACGGGCACTGAATCCTGGCGTGGCCCTTGAGCACCTGGCGAACCTGCTCCCGCCCCGGCCTCGACGTGAAGGGGCGACAGGTAGCGACCATGCGGATCGCCTCTCCCGTCTTTCGCCGATCGCGGGTGAGGACACACGGCTTAGGCCGCCTGCGGACGTCGCGGACCATTTGGTGGCATCGATGACCGAAACGTTTGCGATCGAACTCCCGTACCAGCCTTCTGTACCCACCACCACGAGCTACCGGGCCTTCCTGCTAGGCGAAGCTTTCTTCTACAAGTCGTGA
- a CDS encoding restriction endonuclease — MSDVSPVYRSNAFLAPESGLADMYSRLSAADNPHRRGKDFEKLLRRAFELAHFVVELDPGMALPRQTDLAVRYGERHYLLECKWQQAKADIDVLGTVHDRLRRISSHVVGVIVSVSGFTTTLIDEVGRERSRPVLLMDHADVLAVLRDPASLPGLLQSKQERLVTHGHVHLGAGTVQRLRRPARDLPAGDLMLRGQGGDALPYISVPGGFTSAVFATSVTDVDWSFGRGHGVCLDMPVQARSTEDLVGLLHTLDELGLTSHRPTWTVQQLGTSWFGIGAPALIEALDEAPQRTAALDEPHHSEQLVYCDTALDGLYTLTASISAPPPPGEVSSEDEQAGRRVVSQCRLPSSCPVLRWTRPHFSTCGSASASPPMPTSGLWRPPRYG; from the coding sequence GTGAGCGACGTTTCTCCCGTGTACCGCAGTAATGCCTTCCTGGCGCCCGAATCCGGGCTGGCCGACATGTACTCGCGGTTGAGCGCGGCGGACAATCCGCACCGGCGGGGCAAAGACTTCGAGAAGCTGCTGCGCCGGGCCTTCGAGCTGGCGCACTTCGTCGTGGAGCTCGATCCGGGCATGGCCCTGCCCCGGCAGACAGACCTGGCCGTGCGTTACGGGGAGCGGCACTACCTGCTGGAGTGCAAGTGGCAGCAGGCAAAGGCCGACATCGATGTGCTGGGTACGGTGCATGACCGGCTGCGACGTATCAGTTCCCATGTGGTCGGGGTCATCGTCAGTGTTTCGGGGTTCACCACAACACTCATTGACGAGGTGGGCCGGGAGCGCAGCAGGCCGGTGCTTTTGATGGATCACGCAGATGTGCTGGCCGTACTGCGTGATCCCGCATCGCTCCCGGGCCTCTTGCAGAGCAAGCAGGAAAGGCTCGTCACCCACGGGCACGTTCATCTGGGCGCCGGAACAGTCCAGAGGCTGCGCCGCCCAGCGCGCGACCTACCGGCCGGCGACCTGATGCTGCGCGGCCAGGGTGGTGACGCCTTGCCCTACATATCCGTGCCGGGAGGATTCACATCCGCGGTCTTCGCCACATCGGTGACGGATGTCGACTGGTCCTTCGGCCGAGGGCACGGGGTGTGCCTGGACATGCCTGTGCAGGCTCGTTCGACCGAGGATCTGGTGGGGCTGCTCCACACTCTCGACGAACTCGGGCTGACCAGCCACCGCCCCACCTGGACTGTGCAGCAGCTCGGGACCTCCTGGTTCGGGATCGGGGCCCCGGCACTCATCGAGGCACTCGACGAGGCCCCGCAGCGGACAGCGGCTCTGGACGAGCCCCACCACAGCGAACAGCTCGTTTACTGCGACACCGCGCTGGACGGTCTCTACACCCTGACCGCGAGCATCAGCGCTCCCCCACCACCAGGTGAGGTCTCTTCCGAGGACGAGCAGGCGGGCCGGCGCGTTGTCTCCCAGTGCCGGCTTCCTTCCAGCTGCCCGGTACTCCGCTGGACACGACCGCACTTCAGCACCTGCGGGAGCGCTTCGGCGTCACCGCCAATGCCTACTTCCGGCCTTTGGAGGCCACCGCGGTACGGGTGA